The genomic interval TCGGGCACCTCCACGGGTCCCGGTCCGTACATCCGCGTCCCCGCCCGCGCCGCCTCGATCTCGGCGGCCAGGGAGACCCGGCGCCCGTCCGGCGAGTGATAGTGCCCCGCCGCGACGATCCGTTCCGTCTCCTGTGCGATCCCGCGCAGACGTGCGCTCATGGCGCCACCCCCGTGGACGCCATGACCGCCCGCCGCGCGGTTTCCCCCGTCGTACCCATGCTGGAATCGTGGGCGATACCGGTGCGGCGGTGCAACAGAGTTTCCGACGCCCGGCACCACCGAAAACACCTCGAAAATCCAGGGAAAACGGAGATCCACAGCCCCTAATGCAAGGAGTTGCCCCCTTGTGCGGAACGGCACGAGGGTCTTGGGTGGGACGAGCGTTGCCGGTCCGACCCACCTGACCCCCGGACCGGTGGCATGGTGGAATCTCAGGAGGATCCCGACATGTCCGACACACCCAGCGACTGTACGTCGGCCGACTGTACGAAGCCGCGTACCTCGCTCCCCGAAGCAGAGCTCGAGGCCCTGGTCCGCGGCATCTGCTTCAAGACCGGTCCACCCCGCCGTATCGGGGTGGAGGTGGAATGGCTCGTCCACGAGCTGCGCAACCCGCGGCTCCCCGTGACATCCGAACAACTCGCGGCGGCCTACGCCGCACTGCGGGCCGTGCCCCTGAAGTCGGCGCTCACCGTCGAACCGGGCGGCCAGCTGGAGCTGAGCTCGCAGCCCGCCGACTCCCTGATGGAGTGCATCGGTACCGTCTCCGCCGATCTGGCCGCCGTCCGGGCGGCCCTCGCCGAGCACGGTCTCGGCCTCGTCGGCCTCGGCCACGACCCCTGGCACCCGCCCCGCAGATACCTGCGGGAGCCGCGCTACGACGCCATGGAGGCCTGCCTGGACCGCACCGGCCCGGCGGGGCGCGCCATGATGTGCACCTCGGCCTCCGTGCAGGTGTGCGTGGACGCCGGCCACGAGGAGCCCGGCCCCCTGGGCCTGGGGCGCCGCTGGTCGCTGGCGCACCAGTTGGGCCCGGTCCTGGTGGCCGCCTTCGCCAACTCCCCGCTGGCCGGTTCCGAGCCCACCGGCTGGCTCTCCACCCGTCAGCTGCGGTGGACGGAGATCGGCAAGGGCCGGGCGGGCGGCCCGTCCCTGGACACCGACCCGCGCAGCGCCTGGACCCGGCACGTCCTGGACGCGCCGGTGATGTGCATACGGCGGGACAGCGGCCCCTGGGACATCCCGGAGGGGCTCTCCTTCCGGGAGTGGGCCAGGTCGGGCGTGCCCCGGCCGCCGACGCGGGAGGATCTCGACTACCACGTCTCGACCCTGTTCCCGCCGGTCAGGCCGCGCGGACATCTGGAACTGCGCATGATCGACGCCCAGCCCGGCGAGGACGGCTGGATCGTCCCGCTCGCGGTGACGGCGGCGCTCTTCGACGACCCGCAGGCCGCCGAGACCGCCTACCGGGTGGTGAAGCCGCTGGCCGAGCGCACCCTGTCGATGCCCGCCCCGCACAATCCGCTGTGGATCGACGCGGCCCGCCACGGCCTGGCCGACCCCGAGCTGTGCGAGGCCGCGATCGCGTGCTTCGCGGCGGCCCTGGAGGCCCTGCCCCGGCTCGGCGCCACCACCGAGGTCACCGATGCCGTCGGGGCCTATCTGCACCGCTATGTGATCCGGGGCCGCTGCCCCGCCGACGATCTGCTGGACCGGACGCACGGTTCGCTCGGGAAGGAAATCCGCACATGACCAACCCGTCCGTCGACCCCTCCGTCGACCCCGAGGCCTTCCGCGAGCGGGCCGTCACCACCCTGGTCACGGCGCGGGACCGTACGACCCTCCTCACCAGCTGTGTGGAGGACCCCGACCTGACCGCCCAGGTCTCACCGCTGATGTCGCCGCTCGTGTGGGACCTCGCCCACATCGGCAACCAGGAGGAGCAGTGGCTGCTGCGGACCGTCGCCGGGCAGGAGGCGATACGGCCCGAGATAGACGGCATCTACGACGCCTTCGAGCACCCGCGCTCCGAGCGCCCCACGCTGCCCCTGCTGACGCCCGCCGAGTCCCGGCGCTACGCGGCGGAGGTACGCGGACGGGTCCTGGACGTCCTGGAGGGCACCGCGCTGCACGGCACCCGGCTCACCGAGGCCGGATTCGCCTTCGGGATGATCGCTCAGCACGAACAGCAGCACGACGAGACGATGCTGATCACCCATCAGCTCCGCAAGGGCCCCCAGGCCCTGACCGCCCCCGACCCGGACCCGGCCCCGCTGTTCACCGGTCCGGCCGAAGTCCTCGTCCCCGGCGGCCCGTTCACCATGGGCACCTCCGACGAGCCGTGGGCGCTGGACAACGAACGCCCCGCGCACCGGCGGGAGGTGGACTCTTTCTACATCGACACCACCCCCGTGACGAACGCCGAGTACCAGGCCTTCATAGCGGACGGCGGCTACGACGACGAGCGCTGGTGGGCCCCGGCCGGGTGGGCGCACATCCGCGGGCACTCCATCAAGGCCCCGCTGTTCTGGAGCCGTGACGGCAAGCAGTGGCTGAGGCGCCGCTTCGGCGTCACCGAGGTCGTGCCGCCCGACGAGCCGGTGGTCCATGTGTGCTGGTACGAGGCCGACGCCTACGCCCGCTGGGCCGGCCGCCGGCTGCCCACGGAGGCGGAGTGGGAGAAGGCGGCCCGCCACGACCCGGCGGGCGACCGCTCCATGCGCTACCCGTGGGGCGACGCCGACCCGGCACCCGAGCACGCCAACCTCGGGCAGCGGCACCTGCGCCCCGCCCCCGCCGGCAGTTACCCGGAGGGTGAGTCCCCTCTCGGCGTGCGGCAGTTGATCGGCGACGTGTGGGAGTGGACGGCGAGCGACTTCGAGCCCTACCCGGGGTTCCAGGCGTTCCCGTACAAGGAGTACTCGGAGGTGTTCTTCGGCCCCGACCACAAGGTGTTGCGTGGCGGTTCGTTCGCCGTGGACGCGGTGGCCT from Streptomyces sp. CC0208 carries:
- the egtA gene encoding ergothioneine biosynthesis glutamate--cysteine ligase EgtA; the encoded protein is MSDTPSDCTSADCTKPRTSLPEAELEALVRGICFKTGPPRRIGVEVEWLVHELRNPRLPVTSEQLAAAYAALRAVPLKSALTVEPGGQLELSSQPADSLMECIGTVSADLAAVRAALAEHGLGLVGLGHDPWHPPRRYLREPRYDAMEACLDRTGPAGRAMMCTSASVQVCVDAGHEEPGPLGLGRRWSLAHQLGPVLVAAFANSPLAGSEPTGWLSTRQLRWTEIGKGRAGGPSLDTDPRSAWTRHVLDAPVMCIRRDSGPWDIPEGLSFREWARSGVPRPPTREDLDYHVSTLFPPVRPRGHLELRMIDAQPGEDGWIVPLAVTAALFDDPQAAETAYRVVKPLAERTLSMPAPHNPLWIDAARHGLADPELCEAAIACFAAALEALPRLGATTEVTDAVGAYLHRYVIRGRCPADDLLDRTHGSLGKEIRT
- the egtB gene encoding ergothioneine biosynthesis protein EgtB gives rise to the protein MTNPSVDPSVDPEAFRERAVTTLVTARDRTTLLTSCVEDPDLTAQVSPLMSPLVWDLAHIGNQEEQWLLRTVAGQEAIRPEIDGIYDAFEHPRSERPTLPLLTPAESRRYAAEVRGRVLDVLEGTALHGTRLTEAGFAFGMIAQHEQQHDETMLITHQLRKGPQALTAPDPDPAPLFTGPAEVLVPGGPFTMGTSDEPWALDNERPAHRREVDSFYIDTTPVTNAEYQAFIADGGYDDERWWAPAGWAHIRGHSIKAPLFWSRDGKQWLRRRFGVTEVVPPDEPVVHVCWYEADAYARWAGRRLPTEAEWEKAARHDPAGDRSMRYPWGDADPAPEHANLGQRHLRPAPAGSYPEGESPLGVRQLIGDVWEWTASDFEPYPGFQAFPYKEYSEVFFGPDHKVLRGGSFAVDAVACRGTFRNWDYPIRRQIFSGFRTARSAGAA